Proteins found in one Methanobrevibacter arboriphilus JCM 13429 = DSM 1125 genomic segment:
- a CDS encoding TatD family hydrolase, giving the protein MIDTHIHADARSSEDFEKMFISGIDTAITCAFYPYNLMNEVVLLNHLERILNYDTERAKKYGIDLKVALGIHPSNIIKSPKIVFDKLNEYIEKKSIVAIGEIGLEDLSNEEKNIFKKQLEIADETNTNVIIHTPRKNKLEVLKEIKKIVLETIDPNLVIIDHINLNVIDEVIKEDFTLGLTVQPKKMEVDEAVAILKEYGFDNFLLNSDISNMPSDPISVPKTIRTLKKLGFDSKDIDKVAFKNAEKIFNL; this is encoded by the coding sequence TTGATAGATACCCACATCCATGCTGATGCAAGAAGTAGTGAAGATTTTGAAAAAATGTTTATTAGCGGAATAGATACTGCAATTACTTGTGCTTTTTATCCATACAATTTAATGAATGAAGTAGTTCTTTTAAATCATTTAGAGAGAATATTAAACTACGACACAGAAAGAGCTAAAAAATATGGTATTGACCTCAAAGTAGCATTAGGAATTCATCCTTCAAATATTATTAAATCACCAAAAATTGTTTTTGACAAGCTAAATGAATATATTGAAAAAAAATCTATAGTAGCTATTGGAGAAATTGGTCTTGAAGATTTAAGTAATGAAGAAAAAAATATCTTCAAAAAACAGCTAGAAATAGCAGATGAAACAAATACTAATGTTATTATACACACACCTAGAAAAAATAAATTAGAGGTTTTAAAAGAAATAAAAAAAATAGTATTGGAAACAATAGACCCCAATCTAGTTATTATAGATCATATCAACTTAAATGTTATTGATGAAGTTATTAAAGAAGATTTTACATTAGGTCTTACAGTTCAACCTAAAAAAATGGAAGTTGATGAAGCAGTTGCTATTTTAAAGGAATATGGATTTGACAACTTTCTTTTAAATAGTGATATTAGTAATATGCCCTCTGATCCAATATCTGTGCCTAAAACTATTAGAACTCTTAAAAAATTAGGGTTTGATAGTAAAGATATTGATAAAGTAGCTTTTAAGAACGCTGAAAAAATATTTAATTTATAA
- the sepF gene encoding cell division protein SepF: MSFIDTLKRSLGFDEETKEPVTSDYAEDILENDFYIAPEQPFYEIILIRPRTVDDMDYVFDQIVEENNPVIVDLAFLENEGPDPFKMAGEKIKILRKEYKAEAISLCKGHDKNMIILTPSRIKIIKKE; the protein is encoded by the coding sequence ATGAGTTTTATTGATACTTTAAAAAGAAGTCTTGGTTTTGATGAAGAAACAAAAGAGCCTGTAACTAGTGATTATGCTGAGGATATTTTGGAAAATGATTTTTACATTGCTCCAGAACAGCCATTTTATGAAATCATTTTAATAAGACCAAGAACAGTAGATGATATGGATTATGTATTTGATCAGATTGTGGAAGAAAACAATCCAGTTATTGTTGATTTAGCTTTTCTTGAAAATGAAGGTCCAGACCCATTTAAAATGGCAGGAGAAAAAATTAAAATTCTTAGAAAAGAGTATAAAGCAGAGGCGATTTCGCTCTGTAAAGGTCATGATAAGAACATGATTATTTTAACTCCTTCAAGAATTAAAATAATTAAAAAAGAATAA
- a CDS encoding DUF1611 domain-containing protein — translation MHSIVSVKELQSLNPFIVIGCGGGGEKFSNLEGIETVGFVDDDNNKHGKTFCGSDVSESLLKIINEVEAKSVAIMLPIGAEGSALKYAVQAIDNGMNVVSSFRSLPLNDNISLLNFAKEKGVIIKEISPRLDVINDIFGVSPEKCCEKLPKISYEPKAPVVFVGGTSQECGKRTTTRLLGKEANNRGLTSLVISTDEMGLEEPSDLNFRAGSLSAMDIPSAILGSIKYLEDKKKPDIIFVEGQSSLTEKGNPHPRGLSAAILIGASPDATIVCHRPNHPYREPRGVTEEITAIEAIEPTKVVGLSINLRNADKDAEVGDFESEFNLPAADVYNEGASKLLDSILKYLEENKFKGE, via the coding sequence TTGCATTCTATTGTTTCAGTTAAGGAACTTCAAAGTTTAAATCCATTTATCGTTATTGGCTGTGGTGGAGGTGGCGAAAAATTTTCTAATCTAGAGGGAATCGAAACTGTAGGATTTGTTGATGATGATAATAATAAACATGGAAAAACATTTTGTGGATCTGATGTTTCAGAAAGTTTGCTTAAAATAATCAATGAGGTTGAAGCTAAGAGTGTAGCTATAATGCTTCCTATTGGTGCAGAAGGATCAGCTCTTAAATATGCAGTTCAAGCTATTGATAATGGTATGAATGTAGTTTCCTCTTTTAGATCATTACCTCTCAATGATAATATTTCATTATTAAACTTTGCCAAAGAAAAAGGAGTAATTATTAAAGAGATAAGTCCAAGGTTGGATGTTATTAATGACATATTTGGTGTTTCTCCTGAAAAATGCTGTGAAAAACTTCCAAAAATATCATATGAGCCAAAAGCACCTGTTGTTTTTGTTGGTGGGACTTCTCAAGAGTGTGGTAAAAGAACCACTACTAGATTATTGGGTAAAGAAGCAAATAATAGAGGATTAACTTCTCTTGTAATATCCACTGATGAAATGGGTTTAGAAGAGCCATCTGACTTGAATTTTAGAGCTGGAAGTTTATCTGCAATGGATATTCCTTCTGCAATTCTTGGTTCAATCAAATATTTAGAAGATAAGAAAAAACCAGATATAATATTTGTTGAAGGTCAATCTAGCTTAACTGAAAAAGGAAATCCTCATCCAAGAGGCTTATCAGCAGCTATTTTAATAGGTGCATCACCAGATGCTACAATAGTTTGCCATAGGCCTAATCATCCTTATCGTGAACCAAGAGGTGTTACTGAGGAAATAACTGCAATTGAAGCTATAGAGCCAACAAAGGTTGTAGGTCTTTCAATTAATTTGAGAAATGCAGATAAAGATGCTGAAGTTGGGGATTTTGAGTCTGAGTTCAATTTACCTGCTGCCGATGTTTATAATGAAGGTGCTTCAAAATTATTAGATTCTATTTTAAAATATTTAGAGGAAAATAAATTTAAAGGAGAATAA
- a CDS encoding 3H domain-containing protein, which produces MRKPYVILVGSASGIGKSTIAAELAKKLEIKHLLESDFIREIVRGIIGKEYAPALHKSSFDAFTVLRNKNKFDNKKDLINAGFVEHSSFVIPAIEKVISRAISDYDDVIIEGVHLVPGLINIEQFKSEASIHFFVLMSDEENHKERFVKRAMQIHRGGKQLEYFAENRIIHDFLIDKAEENGIRVVNTQSIEGTVQNMLTNITETCKTVLLKNTVDELADVVDIIINKHGGIIEDVTYLLPGFKEPLKRKVGASDPDKTKKFIESLEKKTKIKSDFEYLYNLSNNIRGNKICASDKKILENIIKDLDAKGYVYKGEDNQSKENNPLIE; this is translated from the coding sequence TTGAGAAAACCTTATGTAATATTAGTAGGAAGTGCATCAGGGATTGGTAAATCAACAATAGCAGCAGAATTAGCTAAAAAACTAGAAATAAAACACTTGCTTGAGTCAGATTTTATTAGAGAAATTGTTAGAGGAATCATCGGTAAAGAATATGCTCCAGCTCTACATAAGTCATCATTTGATGCATTTACTGTTCTTAGAAATAAAAATAAATTCGATAATAAAAAAGATCTTATAAATGCAGGTTTTGTTGAACATTCATCATTTGTTATTCCAGCAATTGAAAAAGTTATAAGTAGAGCTATTTCTGATTATGATGACGTGATTATAGAAGGAGTCCACCTTGTTCCAGGACTAATAAATATAGAACAGTTTAAAAGTGAGGCATCAATACATTTCTTTGTTTTAATGTCTGATGAAGAGAATCATAAAGAACGTTTTGTTAAAAGAGCTATGCAAATACATAGAGGAGGGAAGCAATTAGAATATTTTGCTGAAAACAGAATTATTCATGACTTTTTAATTGATAAAGCAGAGGAAAATGGAATAAGAGTAGTAAATACTCAAAGCATTGAAGGAACTGTACAAAATATGCTTACAAACATTACTGAAACTTGTAAAACAGTTTTGTTGAAAAATACTGTAGATGAACTTGCTGATGTAGTAGATATAATTATAAATAAACATGGGGGAATCATTGAAGATGTTACATATCTACTCCCTGGATTTAAAGAACCTCTGAAAAGAAAAGTTGGTGCATCAGACCCAGATAAAACAAAAAAATTCATTGAATCTCTAGAAAAAAAAACGAAGATAAAAAGTGATTTTGAATATCTTTATAATCTTTCAAATAATATTAGAGGGAATAAAATATGTGCTTCTGATAAAAAAATCCTTGAAAATATTATAAAAGACTTGGATGCAAAAGGTTATGTATATAAAGGTGAAGATAACCAATCAAAGGAAAACAATCCACTTATTGAATAA
- a CDS encoding ZPR1 zinc finger domain-containing protein yields MVIDCPVCKGEKTAESTTKKEKIPHFGDILESTLICNACGYKHNDVICLEQKDPVKYTLTIKSSNLSSRVVKSQSATVSIPELGLKVEPGPKSLGYVSNVEGVIFRFEEGVKKALKIFDDDESQKNGLKILEKLSLLSKGDIDATLIIEDPFGQSKIMDIDVKKEELTEEELKNLKTGFTIFEEN; encoded by the coding sequence ATGGTAATTGACTGCCCAGTATGTAAAGGGGAAAAAACTGCAGAATCAACAACTAAAAAGGAAAAAATACCTCATTTTGGAGATATACTTGAATCAACACTCATATGTAATGCTTGTGGGTACAAACACAATGATGTGATATGTTTAGAACAAAAAGATCCAGTGAAATATACACTAACTATAAAAAGTAGCAATTTATCATCAAGAGTGGTTAAATCACAATCAGCAACAGTTTCTATCCCTGAATTAGGCTTAAAAGTAGAACCTGGTCCAAAATCATTAGGTTATGTATCTAACGTAGAAGGAGTTATTTTTCGTTTTGAAGAAGGAGTGAAAAAAGCTTTAAAAATATTTGATGATGATGAATCTCAGAAAAATGGATTAAAAATATTAGAAAAACTTTCATTATTATCAAAAGGAGATATTGATGCTACTTTAATTATAGAAGATCCTTTTGGTCAAAGCAAGATAATGGATATTGATGTTAAAAAAGAAGAATTAACAGAAGAAGAATTAAAAAATTTAAAAACTGGTTTTACAATATTTGAAGAAAATTAG
- a CDS encoding peptidoglycan-binding domain-containing protein — protein sequence MEAENIKLNRLHYTLFIICVAFSMVTVSATSEMSNINDGKSVNDNSSKDSNNVKNSVSINNTDITLYNLSLGDNGTKVASLQKTLYKYGYYSGEIDGEFGPYTEQAVKLLQIDAGLNPDGYVGSLTSSVIDQLNTLLENDSQGVIGNSKKTNQESISSNNGEYSSKSSSNANSYGNSRSSGSSLYGGYGKGVGDCWDNSEMLYQKLKSQGNDVRIIQYPTSLSSNHRSVQYYSNGKWVDYDYKGNGYKKVYYATSNKNGATVVK from the coding sequence ATGGAGGCGGAAAATATTAAATTAAATAGATTACATTACACATTGTTTATAATATGTGTAGCATTTTCAATGGTAACTGTTTCAGCTACTTCGGAAATGTCAAATATAAATGATGGAAAATCAGTAAATGATAATTCATCAAAAGATAGTAACAATGTGAAAAATTCAGTTAGTATAAATAATACAGATATTACTTTGTACAACTTAAGTCTTGGAGATAATGGTACTAAAGTTGCTTCACTCCAAAAAACTCTTTATAAATATGGGTATTATTCTGGAGAGATTGATGGTGAATTTGGTCCTTATACTGAACAAGCAGTCAAACTTTTACAAATTGATGCAGGCTTAAATCCTGATGGCTATGTTGGAAGTTTAACAAGTTCTGTTATAGATCAATTGAATACTCTATTAGAAAATGATTCTCAAGGAGTAATTGGTAATTCTAAAAAAACAAATCAAGAATCTATTTCTTCTAATAATGGTGAATATTCAAGTAAATCTTCTTCTAATGCTAATTCCTATGGAAACTCACGATCCTCAGGTTCTTCCCTTTATGGAGGATATGGAAAAGGAGTTGGTGATTGTTGGGATAATAGTGAAATGCTATATCAAAAATTAAAATCTCAAGGAAATGATGTTAGAATAATCCAATATCCTACAAGTTTATCCTCTAATCATAGATCTGTTCAATATTATTCTAATGGTAAATGGGTAGATTATGATTATAAAGGAAATGGGTACAAAAAAGTATATTATGCAACTAGTAATAAGAATGGTGCAACTGTAGTTAAATAA
- the nadA gene encoding quinolinate synthase NadA, whose product MLTDLQKEIIHLKDEKNAIILAHNYQPKEIQEIADFLGDSLELCIKASEIDDKDLVVFCGVDFMAETAFILNPDKKILIPDKDAECPMAHMLSSDEVKEAKEKHPDAAVVLYVNSLAEAKAEADILCTSANALKVVESLKEDKILFGPDNNLGKFVARQTDKEIVLIPEGGHCYVHKMFHKGDIAFAKEKHPDAQIIVHPECNIEVQDFADAVLSTGGMINYVKESSYNEFIIGTEVDLITRLKREIPDKKFYPLLDEAVCKTMKLHSLEKVKNSLANEEYPISVPEDIAKESLKAVQKMIDVSK is encoded by the coding sequence ATGTTAACAGATTTACAAAAAGAAATCATCCATTTGAAAGATGAAAAAAATGCAATAATCCTTGCTCACAATTATCAACCAAAAGAAATTCAAGAGATAGCTGATTTTCTTGGAGATTCATTGGAATTATGTATTAAAGCTTCTGAAATTGATGATAAAGATTTAGTTGTATTCTGCGGTGTAGATTTCATGGCTGAAACAGCTTTTATTTTAAATCCTGATAAGAAAATTCTTATCCCAGATAAAGATGCAGAATGTCCAATGGCCCATATGTTAAGTTCTGATGAAGTAAAAGAAGCAAAGGAAAAACATCCTGATGCTGCTGTTGTTCTTTATGTGAATTCTTTAGCTGAAGCAAAAGCTGAAGCTGATATATTATGTACATCTGCAAATGCTTTAAAAGTTGTAGAAAGTTTAAAAGAAGATAAAATATTATTTGGCCCAGATAATAACCTAGGAAAATTTGTAGCTAGGCAGACTGATAAGGAAATTGTATTGATTCCTGAAGGAGGCCATTGTTATGTTCATAAAATGTTCCATAAAGGAGACATAGCATTTGCAAAAGAAAAACATCCTGATGCTCAGATAATTGTTCATCCAGAGTGTAATATAGAAGTTCAAGATTTTGCAGATGCTGTTTTGAGTACTGGTGGTATGATTAATTATGTTAAAGAGTCTTCTTATAATGAATTTATAATTGGAACAGAAGTTGATTTAATTACAAGGTTAAAAAGGGAGATTCCCGACAAAAAATTCTATCCTCTTTTAGATGAGGCGGTTTGTAAAACTATGAAACTACATTCTCTTGAAAAGGTTAAAAATTCATTAGCAAATGAAGAATATCCAATATCTGTTCCAGAAGATATTGCTAAAGAATCTCTTAAAGCAGTTCAAAAAATGATCGATGTTTCTAAATGA
- a CDS encoding mechanosensitive ion channel family protein, with the protein MNLNIFPQYPFIGLFIYIVIILIATLLAVKISSFLINRVTKKFEIELTFNYLLKDLVKYSIYIIAFLMILEVVGVDINALIVSVGVVGITLGFAARDVISSFVSGIFILADKTVKVGEVIEVDNIKGKVTKMGFRTTTIVTPDNLIVTIPNTVLAKNPYINYTFFDKYRIDLEVIIPFNIDINNFERVLVQRISNLNWVLIDSSAKVDVVEMNENGVKVKISAWGENYSRIDCYRLDLANEVRKLIGEMD; encoded by the coding sequence ATGAATCTAAATATTTTTCCACAATATCCTTTTATAGGGCTTTTTATATACATTGTAATAATTTTGATTGCTACATTACTTGCGGTTAAAATTTCATCTTTTTTGATAAATAGAGTTACTAAAAAATTTGAAATTGAATTAACTTTTAATTATTTATTAAAGGATCTTGTAAAATATTCAATTTACATCATTGCTTTTTTAATGATTTTAGAGGTTGTTGGAGTAGATATCAATGCTTTAATTGTAAGTGTAGGGGTTGTTGGAATTACTCTTGGTTTTGCTGCTAGAGATGTTATTTCTAGTTTTGTTTCTGGAATATTTATTCTTGCAGATAAAACAGTAAAAGTCGGAGAAGTTATTGAAGTTGATAATATTAAAGGTAAAGTTACAAAAATGGGTTTTAGAACTACTACTATTGTAACTCCTGATAATTTGATTGTTACAATACCAAATACTGTTCTTGCTAAGAATCCTTATATTAATTATACTTTTTTTGATAAATATAGGATTGATTTAGAAGTTATAATACCATTTAACATTGATATAAATAATTTTGAAAGAGTATTGGTTCAAAGAATATCTAATCTAAATTGGGTTTTAATTGACTCTTCTGCAAAAGTTGATGTAGTAGAAATGAATGAAAATGGAGTAAAAGTGAAGATTAGTGCTTGGGGAGAAAATTATTCTCGAATAGACTGTTATCGTTTGGATCTTGCTAATGAGGTTAGAAAATTAATAGGAGAAATGGATTGA
- the rnz gene encoding ribonuclease Z produces MEITFLGTSSAVPSKYRNHPSIALKAFGEIMLFDCGEGTQRQLANVKISPMKIDKIFITHLHGDHILGLPGLIQSMGFRGRDSQNPLHIYGPVGLEKVKESIFNMGHFTIDFPVIIHEINNSGEEISIIFENDDYIVECIKTHHNVINLSYSIYEKKKPRFLREKAIELGIKPGPDFGKLHNGHSIEIDGKMIKSEEVLGPPRSGSKIVYSGDTIPCEEMIRLAKNATVLIHEATYKNLDFDKALNNFHSTASQSAGIAKEANVDLLILTHISTRYTNIDDLKEEALNIFENTKVAYDFRTLEI; encoded by the coding sequence ATGGAGATTACATTTTTAGGAACCTCATCTGCAGTCCCATCAAAATATAGGAATCATCCTTCAATAGCTTTGAAGGCTTTTGGTGAAATAATGCTTTTTGATTGTGGTGAGGGAACTCAACGGCAACTAGCTAATGTTAAAATAAGTCCAATGAAAATTGATAAAATATTTATTACTCACTTACATGGGGATCATATTTTAGGTCTTCCAGGTCTTATTCAATCAATGGGCTTTAGAGGTAGGGATTCACAAAATCCTCTTCATATTTATGGGCCAGTAGGTCTTGAAAAGGTAAAAGAATCTATATTTAATATGGGTCATTTTACAATTGATTTTCCAGTTATTATTCATGAGATTAATAATTCTGGAGAGGAAATTAGTATAATTTTTGAAAATGATGACTATATTGTAGAATGTATAAAAACTCATCATAATGTTATTAATCTTTCTTATTCTATCTATGAAAAGAAAAAACCTAGATTTTTAAGAGAAAAAGCAATTGAGTTAGGAATAAAACCAGGCCCTGACTTTGGAAAACTTCATAATGGTCATTCTATTGAAATTGATGGAAAAATGATTAAATCAGAGGAAGTATTAGGGCCTCCAAGATCTGGTTCAAAGATAGTATATTCTGGTGATACAATCCCTTGTGAAGAAATGATAAGGTTAGCTAAAAATGCTACTGTTTTGATCCATGAAGCTACTTATAAGAATTTGGATTTTGATAAAGCTTTAAATAATTTTCATTCAACTGCTTCTCAATCAGCAGGAATAGCTAAAGAAGCTAATGTTGATCTTTTAATATTAACTCATATTAGTACAAGATATACTAATATTGATGATTTGAAAGAAGAAGCTTTAAATATATTTGAGAATACTAAGGTTGCTTATGATTTTAGGACTTTAGAGATTTAA
- the nadC gene encoding carboxylating nicotinate-nucleotide diphosphorylase: protein MKNTIEKWIEEDIGFGDITTESLIPNETLGNAKLIAKEEGVVAGTQIAKKIFESRGLMVAILKDDGTKISKGETIIEIMGKAKDILVLERVSLNILMRMSGIATNTNKIVEKVKNVAPNVKIAGTRKTAPGLAKFDNLAIKVGGGDSHRFCLDDMVLIKDNHIAVVGSVSEAIEKVKKSVSFTKKIEIEVENSKDAAIASKNGADIVMLDNMNLESVKETLEILNDFKLRENVLIEVSGGINSENIVDFAKSGVDIISIGALTHSAKSLDIGLDISLEISSDY from the coding sequence ATGAAAAATACTATTGAAAAATGGATAGAAGAGGATATTGGGTTTGGAGATATTACTACAGAATCATTGATTCCTAATGAAACACTAGGTAATGCAAAATTAATAGCTAAGGAAGAAGGAGTTGTTGCTGGAACACAAATAGCTAAAAAAATATTTGAAAGTAGAGGTTTAATGGTTGCAATTCTTAAAGATGATGGTACAAAAATCTCTAAAGGAGAAACAATAATAGAAATAATGGGAAAAGCTAAAGATATATTAGTTCTTGAAAGAGTATCATTAAATATACTCATGAGAATGAGTGGTATAGCTACTAATACAAATAAGATTGTAGAAAAGGTTAAAAATGTTGCTCCTAATGTGAAAATTGCAGGCACTCGAAAAACTGCTCCAGGTCTAGCTAAATTTGATAACTTAGCAATTAAAGTCGGAGGAGGAGATAGTCATAGATTCTGTCTTGATGATATGGTTTTAATAAAAGATAATCATATTGCAGTGGTAGGCTCTGTGTCTGAAGCCATTGAAAAAGTAAAAAAAAGTGTTAGCTTTACAAAAAAAATAGAAATAGAAGTTGAGAATAGTAAAGATGCAGCTATCGCTTCTAAAAATGGAGCAGACATTGTAATGTTAGATAATATGAATTTAGAATCTGTTAAAGAAACTTTAGAGATTTTAAATGATTTTAAACTTAGAGAAAACGTTTTGATAGAAGTTTCAGGTGGGATAAATTCTGAAAATATAGTTGATTTTGCAAAATCAGGTGTAGATATAATCTCAATAGGAGCTTTAACTCATTCAGCTAAGAGTTTAGATATTGGCTTAGATATTAGTTTAGAAATTTCATCAGATTACTAA
- a CDS encoding VOC family protein gives MRIKYSTMIVKDMDESIKFYTEKMGFEIDSQYNLPQATITLLKGEGDVLLELIKNEENEVGLFSIGIEVEDINKEVNELKSKGIEFVMEPRKISVGSMALFKDPNGANIVLIQHDQ, from the coding sequence ATGAGAATTAAATACAGTACAATGATAGTTAAAGATATGGATGAATCAATTAAATTTTATACAGAAAAAATGGGCTTTGAAATAGATAGCCAATATAATCTCCCTCAAGCAACAATAACATTATTAAAAGGAGAAGGAGACGTGCTTTTAGAACTCATTAAAAATGAAGAAAATGAGGTTGGACTTTTTTCTATAGGAATAGAAGTAGAAGATATAAATAAAGAAGTTAATGAACTTAAATCTAAAGGCATTGAATTTGTAATGGAGCCTAGAAAAATCTCAGTTGGATCAATGGCTTTATTTAAAGATCCAAATGGAGCCAATATAGTTTTAATTCAACACGATCAATAG
- a CDS encoding DUF5750 family protein, which translates to MELKVENYGLAEKTDSDDKEMAFVTYKVSGLDSNSLDFLKENLEGDIKIDDGVLFIKIFYDEEMSPFHSEEAKLKIDDFIAREEIEMKFFISSFLEDM; encoded by the coding sequence ATGGAATTAAAAGTAGAAAATTATGGTTTAGCTGAAAAAACTGATTCTGATGATAAGGAAATGGCTTTTGTAACTTATAAAGTTTCAGGGCTTGATTCAAACTCATTAGATTTTTTAAAAGAAAATTTAGAGGGTGATATTAAGATTGATGATGGTGTATTATTTATAAAAATATTCTATGATGAAGAGATGTCACCATTCCATAGTGAAGAAGCAAAATTAAAAATAGATGATTTTATTGCTAGAGAAGAGATAGAAATGAAATTTTTTATTTCTAGCTTCTTAGAAGACATGTAA
- a CDS encoding alpha/beta fold hydrolase: protein MVFISSNNNIINNNINNNNNNNNNLSDDESNYKINMDDFSPEYFELESFNFSSGKKLKSLPVEYFTIGTPILDDQRHINNAIIFLHGWGGDCGSIRRINEIIGPKKPLDTKKFFIISITTLGSPNSASPSVMNLGSKFPDYSIEDMVKFQIDFLKSKFNIIHVKGIIGNSMGGFEALTWAAKYPEYMDFLISLVSTYKVAGHNYALFKFMNRIIESDCEYNNGNYSKPLKKSLALANESMYPFGLSKEYYYTLDNNEIDDYMKEMRDEAIEEWDANDVVYRNNASTSYNIEDIISNIKAKTLIVAINQDQYFPPDLDAIPMSEKIKNSEIIIYDSMMGHIGTHEIIKIENELEYFLKQFK, encoded by the coding sequence GTGGTTTTTATTAGTTCTAATAATAATATTATTAATAATAATATTAATAATAATAATAATAATAATAATAATCTTTCTGATGATGAAAGTAATTATAAAATAAATATGGATGATTTTTCTCCAGAATATTTTGAACTGGAATCTTTTAATTTTTCATCTGGAAAAAAGTTGAAAAGTCTTCCAGTTGAATATTTCACGATAGGAACTCCTATCCTTGATGATCAAAGACATATAAACAATGCCATTATTTTTCTTCATGGATGGGGAGGGGATTGTGGATCTATAAGAAGAATTAATGAAATTATAGGTCCAAAAAAACCATTGGATACTAAAAAATTTTTTATTATATCTATAACCACTTTAGGCTCTCCAAATTCAGCAAGTCCTTCAGTAATGAACCTTGGAAGTAAATTTCCAGACTATTCTATTGAAGACATGGTTAAATTTCAAATAGATTTTCTGAAGTCTAAATTTAATATTATTCATGTAAAGGGAATTATTGGGAATTCTATGGGTGGATTTGAAGCTCTAACATGGGCAGCTAAATATCCCGAATATATGGATTTTTTAATATCTTTAGTAAGTACTTATAAAGTTGCAGGTCATAATTATGCCCTTTTTAAGTTTATGAATCGTATAATTGAGAGTGATTGTGAATATAATAATGGTAATTATTCAAAGCCTCTTAAAAAATCTTTGGCACTAGCTAATGAGTCAATGTATCCTTTTGGACTTTCTAAAGAATATTATTATACTTTAGATAATAATGAAATTGATGATTATATGAAAGAAATGAGGGATGAAGCTATTGAAGAATGGGATGCTAATGATGTGGTTTATAGGAATAATGCATCAACTTCTTATAATATTGAGGATATAATTTCAAATATAAAGGCTAAAACATTGATTGTAGCTATAAACCAAGATCAGTATTTCCCTCCTGATTTAGATGCAATTCCAATGTCTGAAAAAATTAAAAATTCTGAGATTATTATTTATGACTCAATGATGGGTCATATTGGAACACATGAAATAATAAAGATAGAAAATGAGTTAGAATATTTCTTAAAACAGTTTAAATAA
- a CDS encoding ferredoxin: MVYRIEIERDLCISCENCVNECESMFEMDDGISKLISGDINNDNISIKEYEDISCGIDAAEMCPAECIIVYENDVAIN; the protein is encoded by the coding sequence ATGGTTTATAGAATTGAAATAGAAAGAGATTTATGTATAAGCTGTGAAAATTGTGTTAATGAGTGTGAATCGATGTTTGAAATGGATGATGGCATCTCTAAACTCATTTCTGGAGATATTAATAATGATAATATTTCAATAAAAGAATATGAAGATATTTCTTGTGGAATAGATGCTGCTGAAATGTGTCCTGCTGAATGTATAATTGTATATGAGAACGATGTGGCTATAAACTAA